A region of Salvelinus namaycush isolate Seneca chromosome 9, SaNama_1.0, whole genome shotgun sequence DNA encodes the following proteins:
- the pex11g gene encoding peroxisomal membrane protein 11C — translation MQNSLESLVNVLESYRGRDKVIRTLCYGSQLVGGVLSEKPGLSSAQLGKSLLLFSAQLSHCRTVLRLFDDLSMLTYSQSYGLGAGEEDSALRWMSVLNNVADQLYYPCEHIAWAADAKIISAKSDKWWLLSGILWGVSLLLGVFRSMRVVVLLRMKLRKSTRGVSSEGTVASRSQLRRQVQGEVLSILSSMADLSNAIHWMPPGFLWAGRFPNWLVGLMGTTSSLIGLIQMGASQAVSA, via the exons ATGCAAAATTCCTTGGAGTCGCTTGTGAATGTGCTTGAGTCGTACAGAGGAAGAGATAAAGTG ATAAGGACACTGTGCTATGGGTCCCAGCTGGTTGGTGGGGTTCTGTCTGAGAAGCCAGGGCTGTCATCCGCACAGCTTGGAAAGAGCCTCCTACTGTTCTCTGCACAGCTAAGCCACTGTCGGACTGTACTTCGACTCTTCGATGACCTCTCCATGCTCACATATTCACAAAGCTATGGTCTTGGAGCCGGG GAAGAAGATTCTGCACTGCGCTGGATGTCTGTGCTGAATAATGTGGCTGACCAGTTGTATTACCCTTGTGAACATATAGCGTGGGCTGCCGATGCCAAGATCATCAGTGCTAAGTCTGACAAATGGTGGCTACTAAGCGGTATACTCTGGggagtatctctgcttttaggcGTTTTCAG GTCTATGAGGGTTGTCGTGCTGCTGCGGATGAAGTTAAGGAAGTCAACACGAGGCGTCAGTAG TGAGGGAACTGTTGCCAGCAGGTCTCAGCTCCGGAGGCAGGTGCAAGGGGAGGTCCTCAGTATTCTCAGCAGCATGGCAGATCTGAGTAATGCCATTCATTGGATGCCCCCTGGTTTCCTCTGGGCAGGACGCTTTCCCAATTGGCTAGTTGGACTTATGGGCACCACGTCATCCCTGATTGGCTTGATCCAGATGGGTGCCAGTCAAGCAGTCAGTGCCTAG
- the si:ch73-40i7.5 gene encoding amyloid-beta A4 precursor protein-binding family A member 3 isoform X1, which yields MKLCSRDAYNSSILCVIHETGVLLIDSAQCCYSCSYYYEDTAILLTCFVAKEFPATSTSSVAVKFKHSSDPEFNRENTACGGPAVGDPDSQSQSPKAAAKVSHPESEDLDSFNLIEPPPLDWRSDDSSEAGSVEEMDDPSFPPSSVPVDSPEDVLGESLSAADGVGESLPLLDTSDTVALPVVVSQEELINFAPEDRTPTERVLDPCEKERVVEEEKKVEVWRPGDEDHTRIHHLLNRLQVIRESPLPRDSTADPTPSAFSESSDFDPPGPSLLTDVSPFLPEQNLNQASGLLFSESQQRDLLGLLGCTEIGVPQPSPSDTQVPPYMARREEMDAVVSVSYNQEDGERFWDHFGNSGRLRHRDDSVDSIPEDEVPEPVWRKLGEEAPEEVNDAENSERGTEDHPAYKDVPGPCDPDDLLEGVIFGAKYLGSTQLKSDKNPSTNARMKQAQEAVDRIKAPEGESQPMTEVDLFISTQRIKVLSADTQEAMMDHPLQMISYIADIGSIVVLMARRKPAVGHKSQEGNPTGANSPGPQKKCCMICHVFNSDDAQVIAQAIGQAFGVAYQQFLHANGIKASELKPSEYSDYLGTQELYNGDLVHFSDSDNIREVSISKAPGEIVGVAVVESGWGSILPTVVVANLLHGGPAERCGALSIGDRIMSVNSTSLVGLPITTCQSIIRDLKNQAEVKLSIVHCPPVTMAIIKRPDPKFQLGFSVEDGIICSLMRGGIAERGGIRVGHRIIEINGQSVVATPHEKIIHILTNAVGEIHLKTMPASTYRLLTGQDTPVFL from the exons ATGAAACTCTGTAGCAGAGATGCATACAACAGCAGCATTTTATGTGTCATACACGAGACGGGCGTACTGCTAATTGACTCAGCACAGTGCTGTTACAGTTGTAGCTATTACTACGAAGACACTGCTATATTGCTGACTTGTTTCGTTGCAAAAGAGTTCCCAGCCACGTCAACTTCATCCGTGGCAGTAAAGTTCAAGCATTCATCGGATCCAGAATTTAACAGG GAGAACACTGCTTGTGGTGGACCTGCTGTAGGTGATCCAGACAGTCAAAGCCAGTCACCTAAAGCTGCCGCCAAGGTTTCCCACCCTGAATCAGAGGATCTGGACTCCTTTAACCTGATAGAGCCCCCTCCTCTGGACTGGAGGTCAGATGACTCTAGTGAAGCAGGGTCAGTGGAAGAGATGGATGACCCCAGCTTTCCTCCCTCCTCGGTCCCTGTGGACAGTCCAGAGGATGTACTAGGTGAGTCCCTATCTGCCGCGGATGGAGTAGGTGAGTCCCTACCTCTCTTGGACACCAGTGACACTGTAGCTTTACCTGTGGTAGTTAGCCAGGAGGAGCTAATCAACTTTGCTCCTGAGGATAGAACCCCAACTGAACGGGTCCTGGATCCTTGCGAAAAGGAAagagtggtggaggaagagaagaaggtTGAGGTCTGGAGACCAGGTGACGAAGACCACACTCGGATCCACCACCTGTTGAACCGACTCCAAGTCATCAGAGAAAGCCCTCTCCCCAGGGACTCAACCGCTGACCCTACACCATCAGCGTTCTCTGAGTCCTCGGACTTTGACCCTCCAGGCCCATCTCTGTTGACTGACGTCAGCCCTTTCCTACCAGAGCAGAACCTGAACCAGGCCTCGGGGCTGCTGTTCTCTGAGAGTCAACAGAGAGACCTATTAGGGCTGCTGGGGTGTACAGAGATAGGGGTTCCCCAGCCCAGTCCCTCTGATACCCAGGTTCCTCCTTACATGGCCcggagagaggagatggatgcGGTGGTGTCTGTCTCCTACAACCAGGAGGATGGGGAGAGGTTCTGGGACCACTTTGGGAACAGCGGGCGGCTACGCCACAGAGATGACTCCGTGGACTCTATCCCTGAGGATGAGGTCCCAGAGCCTGTGTGGAGGAAGTTAGGGGAGGAGGCTCCAGAGGAGGTCAACGATGCAGAGAACAGTGAGCGG GGCACAGAGGACCACCCAGCCTATAAAGATG TGCCTGGCCCCTGTGACCCAGATGACCTCCTGGAGGGGGTCATATTTGGGGCCAAGTACCTGGGCTCCACCCAGCTCAAGTCTGACAAGAACCCTTCCACCAACGCCCGAATGAAACAGGCCCAAGAGGCTGTGGACAGGATCAAA GCCCCAGAGGGAGAGTCTCAGCCTATGACTGAGGTGGATCTCTTCATCTCCACTCAGCGCATCAAAGTCCTCAGCGCAGACACACAG GAGGCCATGATGGACCACCCTCTCCAGATGATCTCCTACATCGCAGACATCGGCAGCATCGTGGTCCTGATGGCCCGCAGGAAGCCGGCCGTGGGCCATAAAAGCCAGGAGGGGAACCCCACCGGGGCCAACTCCCCCGGGCCACAGAAAAAGTGCTGCATGATCTGCCATGTGTTTAACTCCGATGAT GCCCAGGTGATCGCTCAGGCGATTGGCCAGGCCTTCGGTGTGGCTTACCAGCAGTTCCTCCACGCCAACGGCATTAAGGCCAGCGAGCTAAAGCCCAGCGAGTACAGTGACTACTTGGGCACACAGGAGCTCTACAACGGAGACCTGGTGCACTTCTCTGATTCAGATAACATCAGAGAG GTGTCCATCTCCAAGGCTCCCGGGGAGATAGTGGGGGTGGCGGTGGTGGAGTCGGGCTGGGGGTCCATCCTGCCCACGGTGGTGGTGGCCAACCTGCTCCACGGTGGCCCTGCAGAGCGCTGCGGGGCCCTCAGCATTGGAGACCGCATCATGTCCGTCAATAGCACCAGCCTAGTGGGCCTCCCTATAACCACCTGCCAGAGTATCATACGG GATTTGAAAAACCAAGCCGAGGTGAAGCTCAGTATTGTCCACTGCCCTCCCGTCACCATGGCTATAATCAAGCGACCGGACCCAAAATTTCAGTTGGGCTTCAGTGTGGAGGACGGCATT ATCTGCAGTCTGATGCGTGGAGGGATTGCGGAGAGAGGTGGCATCCGGGTTGGACACCGCATCATTGAAATCAACGGGCAGAGTGTGGTAGCCACTCCTCACGAGAAGATCATCCACATTTTGACTAACGCAGTCGGGGAG ATTCACTTGAAGACAATGCCAGCCTCTACATATCGCCTTCTAACGGGACAAGATACGCCAGTATTTCTCTGA
- the si:ch73-40i7.5 gene encoding amyloid-beta A4 precursor protein-binding family A member 3 isoform X2 translates to MWSLSCQLVDVLPMTRAPIQKMEADNCPAGNKVEQTVSSPQQENTACGGPAVGDPDSQSQSPKAAAKVSHPESEDLDSFNLIEPPPLDWRSDDSSEAGSVEEMDDPSFPPSSVPVDSPEDVLGESLSAADGVGESLPLLDTSDTVALPVVVSQEELINFAPEDRTPTERVLDPCEKERVVEEEKKVEVWRPGDEDHTRIHHLLNRLQVIRESPLPRDSTADPTPSAFSESSDFDPPGPSLLTDVSPFLPEQNLNQASGLLFSESQQRDLLGLLGCTEIGVPQPSPSDTQVPPYMARREEMDAVVSVSYNQEDGERFWDHFGNSGRLRHRDDSVDSIPEDEVPEPVWRKLGEEAPEEVNDAENSERGTEDHPAYKDVPGPCDPDDLLEGVIFGAKYLGSTQLKSDKNPSTNARMKQAQEAVDRIKAPEGESQPMTEVDLFISTQRIKVLSADTQEAMMDHPLQMISYIADIGSIVVLMARRKPAVGHKSQEGNPTGANSPGPQKKCCMICHVFNSDDAQVIAQAIGQAFGVAYQQFLHANGIKASELKPSEYSDYLGTQELYNGDLVHFSDSDNIREVSISKAPGEIVGVAVVESGWGSILPTVVVANLLHGGPAERCGALSIGDRIMSVNSTSLVGLPITTCQSIIRDLKNQAEVKLSIVHCPPVTMAIIKRPDPKFQLGFSVEDGIICSLMRGGIAERGGIRVGHRIIEINGQSVVATPHEKIIHILTNAVGEIHLKTMPASTYRLLTGQDTPVFL, encoded by the exons ATGTGGAGTTTATCATGTCAACTTGTTGATGTGTTGCCAATGACCCGTGCTCCTATCCAGAAAATGGAGGCTGATAATTGCCCTGCTGGAAACAAGGTGGAACAAACAGTTTCCTCACCTCAACAGGAGAACACTGCTTGTGGTGGACCTGCTGTAGGTGATCCAGACAGTCAAAGCCAGTCACCTAAAGCTGCCGCCAAGGTTTCCCACCCTGAATCAGAGGATCTGGACTCCTTTAACCTGATAGAGCCCCCTCCTCTGGACTGGAGGTCAGATGACTCTAGTGAAGCAGGGTCAGTGGAAGAGATGGATGACCCCAGCTTTCCTCCCTCCTCGGTCCCTGTGGACAGTCCAGAGGATGTACTAGGTGAGTCCCTATCTGCCGCGGATGGAGTAGGTGAGTCCCTACCTCTCTTGGACACCAGTGACACTGTAGCTTTACCTGTGGTAGTTAGCCAGGAGGAGCTAATCAACTTTGCTCCTGAGGATAGAACCCCAACTGAACGGGTCCTGGATCCTTGCGAAAAGGAAagagtggtggaggaagagaagaaggtTGAGGTCTGGAGACCAGGTGACGAAGACCACACTCGGATCCACCACCTGTTGAACCGACTCCAAGTCATCAGAGAAAGCCCTCTCCCCAGGGACTCAACCGCTGACCCTACACCATCAGCGTTCTCTGAGTCCTCGGACTTTGACCCTCCAGGCCCATCTCTGTTGACTGACGTCAGCCCTTTCCTACCAGAGCAGAACCTGAACCAGGCCTCGGGGCTGCTGTTCTCTGAGAGTCAACAGAGAGACCTATTAGGGCTGCTGGGGTGTACAGAGATAGGGGTTCCCCAGCCCAGTCCCTCTGATACCCAGGTTCCTCCTTACATGGCCcggagagaggagatggatgcGGTGGTGTCTGTCTCCTACAACCAGGAGGATGGGGAGAGGTTCTGGGACCACTTTGGGAACAGCGGGCGGCTACGCCACAGAGATGACTCCGTGGACTCTATCCCTGAGGATGAGGTCCCAGAGCCTGTGTGGAGGAAGTTAGGGGAGGAGGCTCCAGAGGAGGTCAACGATGCAGAGAACAGTGAGCGG GGCACAGAGGACCACCCAGCCTATAAAGATG TGCCTGGCCCCTGTGACCCAGATGACCTCCTGGAGGGGGTCATATTTGGGGCCAAGTACCTGGGCTCCACCCAGCTCAAGTCTGACAAGAACCCTTCCACCAACGCCCGAATGAAACAGGCCCAAGAGGCTGTGGACAGGATCAAA GCCCCAGAGGGAGAGTCTCAGCCTATGACTGAGGTGGATCTCTTCATCTCCACTCAGCGCATCAAAGTCCTCAGCGCAGACACACAG GAGGCCATGATGGACCACCCTCTCCAGATGATCTCCTACATCGCAGACATCGGCAGCATCGTGGTCCTGATGGCCCGCAGGAAGCCGGCCGTGGGCCATAAAAGCCAGGAGGGGAACCCCACCGGGGCCAACTCCCCCGGGCCACAGAAAAAGTGCTGCATGATCTGCCATGTGTTTAACTCCGATGAT GCCCAGGTGATCGCTCAGGCGATTGGCCAGGCCTTCGGTGTGGCTTACCAGCAGTTCCTCCACGCCAACGGCATTAAGGCCAGCGAGCTAAAGCCCAGCGAGTACAGTGACTACTTGGGCACACAGGAGCTCTACAACGGAGACCTGGTGCACTTCTCTGATTCAGATAACATCAGAGAG GTGTCCATCTCCAAGGCTCCCGGGGAGATAGTGGGGGTGGCGGTGGTGGAGTCGGGCTGGGGGTCCATCCTGCCCACGGTGGTGGTGGCCAACCTGCTCCACGGTGGCCCTGCAGAGCGCTGCGGGGCCCTCAGCATTGGAGACCGCATCATGTCCGTCAATAGCACCAGCCTAGTGGGCCTCCCTATAACCACCTGCCAGAGTATCATACGG GATTTGAAAAACCAAGCCGAGGTGAAGCTCAGTATTGTCCACTGCCCTCCCGTCACCATGGCTATAATCAAGCGACCGGACCCAAAATTTCAGTTGGGCTTCAGTGTGGAGGACGGCATT ATCTGCAGTCTGATGCGTGGAGGGATTGCGGAGAGAGGTGGCATCCGGGTTGGACACCGCATCATTGAAATCAACGGGCAGAGTGTGGTAGCCACTCCTCACGAGAAGATCATCCACATTTTGACTAACGCAGTCGGGGAG ATTCACTTGAAGACAATGCCAGCCTCTACATATCGCCTTCTAACGGGACAAGATACGCCAGTATTTCTCTGA